The segment ATTGGTTTTGAAGTGCACCTTTATCTGCAAGCACTCGACGGCTCCAAGGGGATTGCGGTTGAGCTGATTGTGGCGACCGACGCTCAAGACCCGGAAAAAGTGACCGGCTTCGCCCTCTACCTGCCCGTCAAGGATGATCCGCATGCTTGCGGCATCGCGTACATGGCCGAACTGGCCAGCCATCGTCATTTGGGTGTAACCCAGGCAATGGTGCAGGAAGTGGTGCGCCGTTACCCCCATACCGAACTGACCTGCAGCGTGACCAAAGTGCCGGCATTTGAAGCCATGGGCCTGCAAGTCATCGGTACCCGTGGCCCCCAAGTGTTGATGAACACCCGTGATCACAGCACCGACGGCCTGACGGGCGTACTCGATGTCGCAGCGATCTACAACTCCACCGAAGTGCGCCAGATCCATACCTACCTGCTGCAACGCAACGGCAAGAAGGCAATGCTCGACGCCGAGAAAAAGCGCGACCGCCAGATCGATCAGCTGACCGCCAGGGCAAAAGCCTTTGTGGCCCAGGCAAAAGACTAACAAGCCGAAATAACGCATCATGGGGGTATTACGTTTAGAGGGAACCTATATGCGTACTCACTTAACCCTGGCCCGTCTTGGTGCCTTGACCCTGGGGCTGGCGTTCAGCGTTCCGGCCCTCGCCAGCGAAGAATCGCAATTGATCGATTCGATCAACGCGTATCGCAGCCAGATCCAGTTGTGCGCAGGCCAGGCTTCGCAAGAGTTGCCGCCGCTGTCCGCTGATACCCGGCTGATACTGCCCGCCAGCAGCTTCGGCGACTTGCAGCAAGCCCTTGGCCGGGCGGCATACCCGATGGTAAACGTACAGGCGATCAATCTCTCCGGCCCCCGTGATGCGCAGGCCGCCATGAAAGCGGTGCAGGAAAGCTTCTGCCGCGTGGTGCTGGACCCGCAGTTCGTCGATATCGGCGTCAGCCATGACCAGCGCGAATGGCGCATCGTCCTGGCCCGCCCTCTGCTGGCGGCACGCTTGGGTGACTGGCAGGCCGAAGGCCAGAAAGTCCTTGAGATGCTCAACAGCGCCCGCAACCAGCCCCGTCAATGCGGCACACAGGCCTTTGCCCCGGCCGGACCGCTGACCTGGAATGCCACCCTGGCAACCTCCGCTGAAGCCCATTCGCGGGATATGGCCAATAACAACTATTTTGACCACAAGGGGCGCGACGGCTCGACACCAGGCGACCGTGCTGAACTGGCGGGCTATATCGCCCAGCAGATCGGCGAAAATATCGCGGCCGGGCAAGACACCACGCGCAAACTGGTCGACGGCTGGCTGGCCAGCCCTGGCCACTGCGCCAACGTAATGAACCCTGAGTTTCGCGAGCTCGGCGCAGCCTACGCGGTAGACCCCAAAAGTGACGCAGGCATTTACTGGACGGCCTTGTTCGGCACGCAGTAAGGGCCGATACCCGGTGCGTATGGTGCGAGGCGAATGTAGGAGGGGGTAGTGCGAGGTAAAGCAGCCCCACCCGAACAGCGTCGGGTGGGGCCGTTTTTTTTACAGCGCCATGTCAGCCGCTGGGTTGCTTGGCGCAGGCTTGGCCGGCGCGGCAGCAGGGGCTGCAGTGTGAGTTGCAGCCGGGATCGCCGGCGGCGGAGTCAATTGCAGGACTTCAGCTGTGTAGGCCCACTCTTGAGCAACGCGATCAGGATCACCGTTCAGCTTGGTGCCATAGCTCGGCACGATCTGGTGCAGCTTGGCTTGCCACTCTGGCGTCGCAACCTTGTCCTTGAACACGGTTTCGAGCACGGTCAGCATGATCGGTGCAGCGGTGGATGCACCAGGCGATGCGCCCAACAGACCTGCGATGCTGCCGTCTTTGGCGCTGACAATCTCGGTACCGAGTTTCAGCACGCCGCCCTTCTCTTCATCACGCTTGATGATCTGAACACGCTGACCGGCTTGCCACAGGCGCCAGTCTTCAGATTTAGCGTTCGGGAAGTACTCTTTCAAAGCATTGAAGCGATCTTCGTCAGACAGCATCAGTTGGCCAGCCAGGTACTCAACCAGTGGGTACTGTTCGATGCCGACTTTGGTCATTGGCCAGATGTTGTGGGTCGTGGTGCTGGTCAGCAGGTCGAAGTACGAGCCTTCCTTGAGGAACTTGGTAGAGAAGGTCGCGAACGGGCCAAACAGGATCACGCGCTTGCCATCCAGCACGCGGGTGTCCAGGTGAGGAACCGACATCGGCGGTGCGCCAACCGATGCTTTACCGTAGGCCTTGGCCAGGTGCTGCTGAGCAACGGTAGGGTTTTCGGTGACCAGGAACGAGCCGCCAACCGGGAAGCCTGCGTATTCCTTGGCTTCAGGAATGCCGGACTTCTGCAGCAAGTGCAGAGCACCACCGCCTGCGCCAATGAATACGAACTTGGCATCAGTCTCGGTTTTGGTGCCGTCTTTCAGGTTTTTGTACACCACACGCCATGAACCATCTTCATTGCGCTTGATGTCTTCAACTTCGCTCGACAATTTGAGCGAGAATTGAGGCTTGGTTTGCAGGTAAGCCACGAACTGGCGCGTGATTTCGCCGAAGTTCACGTCAGTACCGATCGGAGACCAGGTGGCCGCGACTTTTTGAGCCGGGTCACGCCCTTCCATCATCAGCGGAACCCACTTCTTGATCTGCACCGGGTCTTCGGAGTATTCCATGCCCGCGAACAGAGGGCTGGCCTGCAGGGCCTCGTAGCGCTTCTTCAGGAACTTGATGTTGTCATCGCCCCACACAAAGCTCATGTGCGGAGTGGAGTTGATGAACGAACGCGGGTCTTTCAGAACGCCGTTCTTGACCTGCCAGGACCAGAACTGACGCGACACCTGGAAAGCTTCATTGATTTCAATGGCCTTCGGGATTTCAACGTTGCCGTTCTTGTCTTCTGGCGTGTAGTTCAACTCGGCCAGGGCCGAGTGACCGGTACCGGCGTTGTTCCAGCCGTTGGAGCTTTCCTGGGCAACGCCATCGAGACGTTCAATCATCTCCATGGACATGCCAGGTTCCAGCTCATTGAGCCAGACACCCAGAGTAGCGCTCATGATGCCGCCGCCAATCAGCAGTACATCCACCTGTTTAGGCTCGGCAGCGTGCACGGAGGTAATCCCCATGGTCAGCGCCAGGCCCAGTAGCCCCTTGTTCACTTTTTTAAACATGTTGTAGTACCTAAGATAAAACGCCATCCACCCGACACGCAGAGCATGAAATTCTTCGACTCACCACAGGCTTGTCGCCTGCGATCGAACCGATTCTCAAACCTTGAACGGGCAGATATATAAGGCCTGTGCACGTTACAGACCTCACTTTATGCACCTTGGGCGCTGATCTCTTGTTGGTTTTGGCTTCAGCTGCTTGGGTAACATTTTTTGTGCAGCACTTGCGGCTCCTTGATGCCCGGCCTGCTCACAGCTCCTTCCGGGGAACGTGTGTGGATACGACGATCCAGGGCGGCCAGCCGACTTGCTGCGTCATTCTACCTCAGGTGGCACTTTGGGCGAAGCGGCAGTCGCTGCAGTGACCGAGCCCCGAGGTCAGGTATAATCGCGCTTTTGCTCCGCCCATCAACAGGATTCACCCATGTCTTTAAGCAAGCGCACCCAGGCACAGATCGAACGTCGTCTGATCACCACCCTGACCGAGGCCTGT is part of the Pseudomonas sp. ML2-2023-3 genome and harbors:
- a CDS encoding GNAT family N-acetyltransferase; its protein translation is MTTLTYFDTPVSEPINSQILQIVVDHLTDISAMEIAPSNLLYSIYQYAIGFEVHLYLQALDGSKGIAVELIVATDAQDPEKVTGFALYLPVKDDPHACGIAYMAELASHRHLGVTQAMVQEVVRRYPHTELTCSVTKVPAFEAMGLQVIGTRGPQVLMNTRDHSTDGLTGVLDVAAIYNSTEVRQIHTYLLQRNGKKAMLDAEKKRDRQIDQLTARAKAFVAQAKD
- a CDS encoding CAP domain-containing protein, encoding MRTHLTLARLGALTLGLAFSVPALASEESQLIDSINAYRSQIQLCAGQASQELPPLSADTRLILPASSFGDLQQALGRAAYPMVNVQAINLSGPRDAQAAMKAVQESFCRVVLDPQFVDIGVSHDQREWRIVLARPLLAARLGDWQAEGQKVLEMLNSARNQPRQCGTQAFAPAGPLTWNATLATSAEAHSRDMANNNYFDHKGRDGSTPGDRAELAGYIAQQIGENIAAGQDTTRKLVDGWLASPGHCANVMNPEFRELGAAYAVDPKSDAGIYWTALFGTQ
- the mqo gene encoding malate dehydrogenase (quinone), whose protein sequence is MFKKVNKGLLGLALTMGITSVHAAEPKQVDVLLIGGGIMSATLGVWLNELEPGMSMEMIERLDGVAQESSNGWNNAGTGHSALAELNYTPEDKNGNVEIPKAIEINEAFQVSRQFWSWQVKNGVLKDPRSFINSTPHMSFVWGDDNIKFLKKRYEALQASPLFAGMEYSEDPVQIKKWVPLMMEGRDPAQKVAATWSPIGTDVNFGEITRQFVAYLQTKPQFSLKLSSEVEDIKRNEDGSWRVVYKNLKDGTKTETDAKFVFIGAGGGALHLLQKSGIPEAKEYAGFPVGGSFLVTENPTVAQQHLAKAYGKASVGAPPMSVPHLDTRVLDGKRVILFGPFATFSTKFLKEGSYFDLLTSTTTHNIWPMTKVGIEQYPLVEYLAGQLMLSDEDRFNALKEYFPNAKSEDWRLWQAGQRVQIIKRDEEKGGVLKLGTEIVSAKDGSIAGLLGASPGASTAAPIMLTVLETVFKDKVATPEWQAKLHQIVPSYGTKLNGDPDRVAQEWAYTAEVLQLTPPPAIPAATHTAAPAAAPAKPAPSNPAADMAL